The Leifsonia xyli genomic sequence GCGCCGTGAACGGCTCCGTGAACGAGATGTAGCCCAGGTCGAACAGCACCTTGGTGATGAAGCGCGCGTACAGCAGGTGCAGGATGGCGTGCGTCACGCCGCCGACGTACTGGTCGACCGGCGCCCACTTCTCGGCGTCGCGCGGGTCGAACGCCTGCGTGTCGTCGTTCGGGTTCAGGAAGCGCAGGAAGTACCAGGAGCTGTCGACGAACGTGTCCATCGTGTCCGTGTCGCGCTTCGCCGGGCCGCCGCAGTTCGGGCAGGAGACGTTGACCCAGTCGGTCGCCGCACCCAGCGGGCTCGTGCCCTTCGGCTGCAGGTCCAGGCCCTCCGCCAGCGGCAGCAGCACGGGCAGGTCGGCCTCGGGCACCGGCACCTCGCCGCACTCCTCGCAATGGATGATCGGGATGGGCGTGCCCCAGTAGCGCTGACGCGAGATCAGCCAGTCGCGCAGACGGAAGTTCTTGGCCGGCGCGCCCAGGTGCGACGCCTGCAGCGCCTCGGTGACGCGACGGATCGCGTTCGACTTGCTCAGCCCGTCGAACGGCCCGGAGTTGATCGACCGGCCCTCGCCGGTCAGCGCGACGCCCGTCTCGGACGGGTTGGACAGCTCCACGTCGTCCGGCAGGATCGGCTCGCCGGTCTCGGGGTCCGTGTGGATGACCGGGATGGCGCCGGTCACCGGCTGCGTGGTGTCCACCACGACGCGCACCGGCAGGTCGAACGCGCGGGCGAAGTCCAGGTCGCGCTGGTCGTGCGCAGGCACGGCCATGATCGCGCCGTGACCGTAGTCGCTCAGCACGTAGTCGGCCGCCCAGATCGGCAGCTTCTCGCCGGTCAGCGGATTGATCGCGTGCCGCTCCAGGAAGACGCCGGTCTTCTCGCGCTCGGTGCTCAGACGGTCCATCTCGGTGGTGCCGCGGACGACGTCCAGGTAGTCGTCGAACCGCTTCTTGACCTCGGGACGCGCATCCTTCACCAGCTCGGCGGCCAGGTCGGAATCGGGGGCGACCACCATGAAGGTGACGCCGTACAGGGTGTCCGGGCGGGTGGTGTAGACCGTCACCGGCTCGTCGCGGCCCTCGATCTGGAAGGTGACGTCCGCACCGGTCGAGCGCCCGATCCAGTTGCGCTGCATCGAGATGACCTTGGACGGCCAGGCACCCTCCAGCTGGTTCAGGTCGTCCAGCAGGCGGTCCGCGTAGTCGGTGATGCGGAAGTACCACTGGGTCAGCTTCTTCTTGGTGACCAGGTTGTCGCAGCGCTCACAGCGGCCGTTGACGACCTGCTCGTTCGCCAGCACCGTCTGGTCGAAGGGACACCAGTTGACCTGGCTCGCCTTGCGATACGCCAGGCCCTTCTCGTACAGCTTCAGGAACAGCCACTGGTTCCAGCGGTAGTAGCCGGGGTCGCTCGTCTGCAGCACGCGGTCCCAGTCGAAGCTGGGCGCATAGCGGCGCATGCTCGCCTTCTGCTGGGCGATGTTGTCGTTGGTCCAGCCGGCCGGGTCCAGGCCGCGCTTGATCGCAGCGTTCTCCGCGGGCAGGCCGAAGGAGTCCCAGCCGATCGGGTGCAGCACGTTGAAGCCCTGCTGACGCCAGTAGCGGGCGATGACGTCACCCAGCGCGTACGCCTCGGCGTGGCCCATGTGCAGGTCGCCCGACGGGTACGGGAACATGTCGAGGATGTACTTGCGCGGTCGCTTGTCGGCGGGGTCGTCGGTCGCGAACGGGCGCAGCTCCTCCCACACCGGGAGCCACTTCTCCTGGATGGCCGCGAAGTCGTACTGCCCGCGCTCGGGCTGCGTCTGCTCGTCGTGCTGGTCTGACACGTGACTCTCAATCTCGGTTCCGTCGTGCCGCCGCCAGGATGCGGGACGGCACGGAAGAGGTCCGGGCGACAGGGCCCGGGTCTCCAGAGTACTAAACGTCGGACGCGTCCAGACCGTTCCCAGCGCGCTCCCGGTTCGCCTACGGCGTGATTCCGGCGGCCGCGAGTACCGCCGCGGCCTTCACGCGGACCTCCTCCAGCTCGTCCTCCGGCACCGACAGCGCGGTGATCCCGCCGCCCGCGCCGACGGTGGCGACGCCGTTCGAGAAGTGGATGCTGCGGATCACCATGGCGAGGTCGGCGCTGCCGTCGACGCCGAGGTAGCCGAAGCATCCCGCGAACGCGCCGCGTGGGGCGCCCTCCAGCCGGTTCAGAATGCGCATGGCGCTGAGCTTGGGCGCACCGGTCATCGACCCGGCCGGGAAGCACGCGGCCACCGCATCCACGGCTCCGAGGCCCGGGCGCAGCGTCCCCTCGACCGTGGAGACGAGCTGGTGGACCTGCGCGTAGCTCTCCACGGCGAGCAGATGGCTGACCTCGACCGAACCGGTCACGCAGACGCGCCCGAGGTCGTTGCGCATCAGGTCGACGATCATGACGTTCTCGGCGCGCTCCTTCTCGCTGGCCTCGAGCTCGGCGCGCAGCTCGACGTCGGCGACGACAGTCGCGCCGCGCGGGCGGGTGCCCTTGATGGGACGGGTGCGGACGCGCCGGCCGTCGACGCGGAGGAACTCCTCCGGC encodes the following:
- a CDS encoding leucine--tRNA ligase gives rise to the protein MSDQHDEQTQPERGQYDFAAIQEKWLPVWEELRPFATDDPADKRPRKYILDMFPYPSGDLHMGHAEAYALGDVIARYWRQQGFNVLHPIGWDSFGLPAENAAIKRGLDPAGWTNDNIAQQKASMRRYAPSFDWDRVLQTSDPGYYRWNQWLFLKLYEKGLAYRKASQVNWCPFDQTVLANEQVVNGRCERCDNLVTKKKLTQWYFRITDYADRLLDDLNQLEGAWPSKVISMQRNWIGRSTGADVTFQIEGRDEPVTVYTTRPDTLYGVTFMVVAPDSDLAAELVKDARPEVKKRFDDYLDVVRGTTEMDRLSTEREKTGVFLERHAINPLTGEKLPIWAADYVLSDYGHGAIMAVPAHDQRDLDFARAFDLPVRVVVDTTQPVTGAIPVIHTDPETGEPILPDDVELSNPSETGVALTGEGRSINSGPFDGLSKSNAIRRVTEALQASHLGAPAKNFRLRDWLISRQRYWGTPIPIIHCEECGEVPVPEADLPVLLPLAEGLDLQPKGTSPLGAATDWVNVSCPNCGGPAKRDTDTMDTFVDSSWYFLRFLNPNDDTQAFDPRDAEKWAPVDQYVGGVTHAILHLLYARFITKVLFDLGYISFTEPFTALLNQGLVLMDGSAMSKSRGNLVKLSEQLDEHGVDAVRLTMAFAGPPEDDIDWADVSPSGSAKFLARAWRIADDVTSAPDVVWKTGDAALRRVTHRFLADAPGLVESFKFNVVVARLMELVNATRKTIDSGAGPADAAVREAAEVVAMALNLFSPYTAEDMWAKLGYEPSVALAQWRKPDPTLLIEESVTAIVQVDGKVRDRLEVSPKIASDDLESLARQSEAVIRSVGDREIVNVIVRAPRLVNIATKPRG